The following coding sequences are from one Nicotiana tabacum cultivar K326 chromosome 1, ASM71507v2, whole genome shotgun sequence window:
- the LOC107769129 gene encoding uncharacterized protein LOC107769129 has translation MGKAETATAEVEATVPTEMKRKKKKGRPSLSDLNKRDNKTSISTPPRRSTRRNPNSPPPDFIDDDDERKEKKVKLVVRLPQHFQQNSSSANSLSDSDADDNETSVKRQKIDAVDLRSDDADADQGEKLLKATDTSNGSPLVSGPTTPLPDKKLLVFILERLQKKDTYGVFSEPVDPDELPDYHEIIEHPMDFGTLRKKLDEGLYSNLEELEADVFLICSNAMQYNATDTVYFRQARSIQDLAKRDFDNLRHEGEDGELQPKVVRRGRPPSKNIKKSEESSPPPSKNLKNSVESSPVDCIGPELSSGATLASAEEKVNGSNSYNLRKGPMLYKFRSVDTSSTFRSRNGETHSEWSIDWNNEFPASILRADMKYGKKHFSVDENRRDTYELLHPSASCGEASLLWNADGDLKRLMAVGIHFEQHAYARSLARFAANLGPVVWKVASKKLETVLPAGVKFGPGWVGEGGGSTQPSTFPSQNKSSDSLAADHHSGRAVTPSLPGPSSAVMCRPTGEIVEAAKTLNSQNELAQISGGFSCATPASTSQAQQKHFLNPRNGFNGMLGYGLSTQMEVTRLSMPKGQLGLQEASRPGQVLGTVPGRDTSSHRSPSDHVSSLENSLRETWTTLHSGNLAPGKNLDFRTEQNVRLSGDSRPASLSSRQYRQSLPIPPDLNVKVQTSGSPSSSIQVGSPQQPDLVLQL, from the exons ATGGGTAAGGCAGAAACAGCTACAGCAGAAGTAGAAGCAACAGTGCCGACGGaaatgaagagaaagaagaagaaaggccgTCCTTCACTTTCAGATCTCAATAAACGTGACAATAAAACTTCCATTTCTACCCCTCCCCGCCGATCCACTCGCCGGAACCCTAATTCTCCGCCACCGGACTTCATCGACGACGACGACGAACGTAAAGAGAAGAAAGTCAAGCTCGTTGTGCGTTTGCCCCAACATTTTCAACAAAATTCGTCCTCTGCCAATTCACTTTCTGATTCCGACGCCGATGATAACGAGACTTCTGTTAAAAGACAGAAAATTGACGCCGTGGATCTCAGATCTGACGACGCTGATGCTGATCAG GGGGAAAAGCTTTTGAAAGCGACGGACACTTCAAATG GGTCGCCACTGGTGTCTGGTCCCACAACACCTTTGCCAGACAAAAAGTTGTTAGTGTTCATTCTTGAAAGACTTCAAAA AAAGGACACTTATGGTGTATTCTCCGAGCCCGTTGATCCGGACGAG CTACCTGATTATCATGAGATTATAGAGCATCCTATGGATTTCGGAACCTTGAGGAAGAAACTTGATGAAGGACTCTACTCAAACCTGGAAGAGTTAGAG GCTGATGTCTTCTTAATATGTTCAAATGCAATGCAATATAATGCCACAGATACTGTTTACTTTCGGCAG GCACGATCTATTCAAGATCTAGCAAAAAGAGATTTTGATAATTTGAGGCATGAAGGGGAGGATGGTGAGTTGCAACCTAAGGTTGTTCGCAGAGGCCGCCCCCCGAGCAAAAATATTAAGAAGTCTGAGGAGAGTTCTCCACCCCCAAGCAAAAACCTAAAAAATTCTGTTGAGAGTTCACCCGTTGATTGTATTGGTCCTGAGCTTTCTTCAGGTGCCACTCTTGCAAGTGCGGAGGAAAAAGTCAATGGATCTAACTCTTACAATTTACGAAAGGGACCTATGCTTTATAAGTTCCGCTCTGTTGATACATCCTCGACATTTCGCTCTCGCAATGGTGAAACTCATTCTGAATGGTCGATTGATTGGAATAATGAATTTCCAG CTTCCATTTTGAGGGCTGATATGAAGTATGGAAAGAAGCATTTTTCAGTTGATGAAAATAGGCGTGACACGTACGAACTACTCCATCCTTCAGCTTCTTGTGGTGAGGCATCTTTGTTGTGGAATGCTGATGGAGACCTAAAGCGGTTAATGGCA GTAGGTATTCACTTCGAGCAGCATGCATATGCTAGAAGCCTTGCCAGATTTGCTGCAAATCTTGGGCCTGTTGTCTGGAAAGTAGCTTCTAAGAAGTTAGAAACTGTTTTACCTGCTGGAGTTAAGTTTGGTCCTGGGTGGGTAGGAGAAGGTGGAGGATCTACACAACCGTCAACCTTTCCATCTCAGAACAAATCATCAGACAGCTTGGCAGCTGATCACCATTCTGGTAGAGCCGTTACACCATCTCTTCCAGGACCAAGTTCTGCTGTCATGTGCAGGCCTACTGGTGAAATTGTTGAAGCTGCTAAGACATTGAATAGCCAAAATGAACTTGCACAGATTAGTGGTGGCTTTTCCTGTGCAACTCCTGCATCTACCTCCCAGGCTCAGCAAAAACATTTCCTTAACCCAAGAAATGGTTTCAATGGTATGCTTGGTTATGGTTTGTCTACGCAAATGGAGGTAACAAGGTTGTCCATGCCGAAAGGTCAACTGGGCCTACAAGAGGCCTCAAGGCCTGGTCAAGTGCTTGGAACAGTTCCTGGAAGAGATACTTCGTCTCATCGTTCACCTTCAGACCATGTCTCTTCACTGGAGAATAGTCTGCGGGAAACCTGGACTACATTGCATTCTGGCAATTTAGCACCaggtaaaaatcttgattttcgtACAGAGCAGAATGTGAGGCTTTCTGGTGATTCACGGCCTGCCTCTCTATCTTCGAGGCAGTATAGGCAATCTCTTCCTATCCCACCAGACCTGAATgtcaaagttcaaacttcaggcTCCCCTAGTTCTAGCATACAAGTTGGATCGCCACAGCAACCAGATTTAGTGTTGCAGCTCTAA